One region of Primulina huaijiensis isolate GDHJ02 unplaced genomic scaffold, ASM1229523v2 scaffold24871, whole genome shotgun sequence genomic DNA includes:
- the LOC140967340 gene encoding uncharacterized protein, with protein MQTSTGIPSAAEPPRLSEDIDSACSTPFVSAPSSPGNGSFGYFFSAPASPMHFLLSSEKTKALSSGYEPVFMSSDPDSFEFEFSSRLSPNGSGGNGSMISADELFCNGQIRPITLSSHLLMSQEMVVPFADLDSKYGEEATTVRGRDLRMRGSKHLHHRKARSMSPLRKTPCVWPGLNTKPPRQDQNGNEREEPSTETTPSCSASSSRSSSSGRNSKKWMFLKDFLHRSKSEGRENNKERFWSAISFSAAKDRKIPPSSPALSPSSSRDEKKGESEMKKGRKVPSAVKPTNGVWKRRVPPSAHELHYTANRAQAEELKKRTFLPYRQGLLGCLGLSSKSYGAFSGFARNLNPISSRSFVSREIDHLTR; from the exons ATGCAGACTTCCACCGGCATTCCCTCCGCCGCGGAGCCGCCGCGACTCAGTGAGGATATTGACAGCGCTTGCTCTACCCCTTTTGTCAGCGCACCTTCTAGTCCAGGAAATGGTTCCTTCGGATACTTCTTCAGTGCCCCGGCTAGCCCTATGCATTTCCTTCTGTCCAGTGAGAAAACTAAAGCCTTATCGTCTGGTTATGAGCCGGTTTTCATGTCTTCTGATCCGGATTCGTTCGAGTTCGAGTTTTCTTCGAGGCTTTCCCCAAATGGGTCCGGGGGAAACGGGTCGATGATTTCAGCGGATGAGCTGTTCTGCAATGGTCAGATCCGACCCATCACATTGTCGTCTCACTTGCTGATGTCGCAGGAAATGGTTGTCCCGTTCGCAGATCTGGACAGTAAGTATGGTGAAGAAGCAACGACTGTACGAGGCAGGGATCTGAGGATGCGCGGCTCGAAGCACTTGCATCACCGCAAAGCCAGATCCATGTCGCCTTTACGAAAGACACCATGCGTGTGGCCTGGTTTGAACACCAAGCCCCCACGTCAAGATCAGAATGGAAATGAAAGAGAAGAACCCTCGACAGAAACCACGCCGTCATGCTCTGCATCCTCGTCGCGTTCCTCATCAtccggaagaaactcgaagaagtggatgtttttgaaggattttCTACACAGGAGCAAAAGCGAGGGAAGAGAGAACAATAAGGAGAGATTCTGGTCCGCGATATCATTCTCCGCGGCGAAGGATCGGAAGATACCGCCGTCTTCCCCGGCGTTATCTCCCTCTTCCTCCCGCGATGAGAAAAAAGGCGAAAGCGAGATGAAGAAAGGAAGAAAAGTCCCATCTGCCGTGAAACCCACCAACGGCGTGTGGAAGCGGCGGGTCCCCCCTTCGGCCCACGAGCTGCACTACACAGCAAACCGAGCTCAGGCGGAGGAGCTGAAGAAAAGGACGTTTCTGCCGTACAGACAGGGTCTTCTTGGCTGCCTCGGGCTCAGTTCGAAGAGCTACGGCGCTTTCAGTGGCTTCGCTAGAAATCTGAACCCCATTTCTTCCAG AAGCTTCGTCTCCAGAGAGATCGATCACCTCACTCGGTGA
- the LOC140967217 gene encoding dnaJ protein ERDJ3B-like — MGHRRSKLLLLSCFLSYFLIVYAGKSYYDILQVPRGASDDQIKRAYRKLALKYHPDKNPGNEEANKKFAEINNAYEVLSDGEKRDIYDKYGEDGLKQHAAGGGRGGGMNIQDIFSSFFGGGPVQEEEKILKGDDVIVELDASLEDLYMGGTMKVWRVKNVLKPAPGKRQCNCRNEVYHKQIGPGMFQQMTEQVCEQCPNVKFERESDFITVDIEKGMQDGQEVLFYEDGEPKVDGEAGDLKFRIHAAPHDRFRREGNDLHTTITVTLVQALVGFEKTIKHLDEHLVDISFKGITEPKEVRKFKGEGMPLHFSNKKGDLYVKFEVLFPTSLTEAQRTKIKETLG; from the exons ATGGGGCATCGGAGATCAAAATTGTTGCTCCTTTCGTGCTTTTTATCGTATTTTCTTATTGTCTATGCTGG GAAGAGTTATTACGATATTCTTCAAGTGCCCAGAGGTGCCTCAGATGATCAAATAAAGCGTGCTTATAGAAAGCTGGCATTGAAGTATCACCCAGATAAAAATCCGGGAAATGAAGAGGCAAATAAGAAATTTGCAGAAATCAATAATG CTTATGAAGTGCTATCTGATGGCGAAAAGAGAGATATATATGATAAATACGGTGAAGATGGTCTCAAACAACATGCTGCTGGTGGGGGCAGAGGAGGAGGGATGAATATTCAAGATATTTTTAGCTC TTTTTTTGGTGGAGGTCCTGTGCAAGAGGAAGAGAAAATACTGAAAGGAGATGATGTGATCGTTGAGTTGGATGCTTCTCTTGAGGATCTGTATATGGGGGGTACTATGAAG GTTTGGAGGGTGAAAAATGTACTAAAACCAGCCCCTGGGAAGCGACAATGCAACTGTAGAAATGAGGTTTATCACAAGCAAATTGGTCCAGGGATGTTTCAGCAAATGACAGAGCAG GTCTGTGAACAGTGTCCTAATGTAAAATTTGAAAGGGAGAGTGATTTTATTACCGTGGATATTGAGAAAGGAATGCAGGATGGACAG GAGGTATTATTTTACGAGGACGGTGAACCAAAAGTTGATGGAGAAGCTGGAGATTTGAAG TTTCGCATCCATGCAGCGCCTCATGATCGTTTCAGAAGGGAAGGCAATGATCTGCACACAACTATCACTGTTACTCTG GTGCAAGCACTTGTTGGTTTTGAGAAGACCATCAAACACCTCGACGAGCATTTGGTAGACATTAGCTTCAAG GGTATCACTGAGCCTAAGGAAGTGAGGAAGTTTAAAGGCGAAGGAATGCCATTACATTTTAGTAACAAGAAGGGTGATTTATATGTCAAGTTTGAAGTTCTTTTTCCCACTTCGTTGACTGAAGCCCAAAGGACAAAGATAAAGGAAACTCTTGGTTAG
- the LOC140967338 gene encoding uncharacterized protein isoform X1, translating into MKSKLAASISPLSAAVLNIIRTSSSSRSIVSLFGLNHSQIICRLKSSNRAAYCSVIEDDSFSELGPETSDCSAKQIKLVTEKPEYFLKPDPSRKGLASRSNSSDNRPKSKAAVSAPFRASPTSRPKPGENSDASISPDDSSEISDMESAHSVAIKNICSTVDLSELVEAISVFGKVTGALFVNASNGLKCCHIKFESVDSSRQAVLAGKISVGSQDFPVHPLDTVDVLAVRIKNISQNTSDHDIHRICKSLGELVGLARMSKDSVDAFFTARSEKIHVNMLKRLNSTVLNDCGWSADILRSNSSDEGGRCKLESQISDQISGMRRQNMMDKINLEDLETLLFSILHIQEQDPPSDANTGSS; encoded by the exons atgaaatcgaaattgGCAGCATCCATTTCTCCGTTATCTGCTG CTGTATTGAACATAATTCGTACTTCAAGTTCATCAAGATCGATTGTGTCTCTTTTTGGACTCAACCATTCCCAAATTATCTGCAG ACTTAAAAGCTCAAATAGGGCAGCATACTGTTCTGTGATTGAGGATGACTCCTTCTCGGAATTGGGCCCCGAAACATCTGACTGCTCTGCCAAGCAAATAAAATTGGTTACAGAGAAACCTGAATACTTTCTG AAACCTGATCCCTCTAGAAAAGGATTGGCTAGCCGGTCCAATTCTTCAGATAACAGACCAAAGTCAAAGGCCGCTGTTTCGGCACCCTTCAGAGCTTCTCCAACTTCTCGTCCCAAGCCTGGTGAGAATAGTGATGCTTCTATATCGCCTGATGACTCTAGCGAAATATCTGACATGGAAAGTGCACACTCCGTAGCCATCAAGAACATATGCTCTACAGTTGATCTTTCTGAGCTTGTAGAAGCTATTTCAGTATTTGGAAAGGTCACAGGTGCTTTGTTTGTAAATGCTTCCAATGGTTTGAAGTGTTGTCATATCAAATTCGAG AGTGTGGACTCCAGTAGGCAAGCAGTTTTGGCTGGAAAAATTTCAGTGGGAAGTCAAGATTTTCCAGTTCATCCTCTTGATACCGTGGATGTACTTGCTGTTAGAATCAAGAACATAAGCCAAAACACTTCTGATCATGATATACACCGCATATGTAAATCTCTTGGTGAATTGGTGGGGTTAGCAAGGATGAGCAAGGATTCTGTAGATGCATTCTTTACTGCGAGGAgcgaaaaaattcatgtaaacatgcttaAGAG GTTAAACAGTACCGTACTCAATGATTGTGGCTGGTCAGCTGATATCCTAAGAAGCAACTCTTCGGATGAGGGAGGCAGATGCAAATTGGAGTCACAGATTTCTGATCAAATATCTGGAATGAGAAGACAAAATATGATGGACAAAATTAACTTGGAGGATTTAGAGACCCTGCTCTTCAGTATACTTCACATTCAAGAACAGGATCCCCCATCAGATGCTAATACAGGGTCCTCTTAA
- the LOC140967339 gene encoding uncharacterized protein has translation MGRSPCCEKVGLRRGRWTAEEDEKLKNYILVNGEGLWKSLPKNAGLLRCGKSCRLRWVNYLRSNLKRGKFSAEEDEIIINLHASMGNRWSIIAGLLPGRTDNEIKNYWNSHLGRRIDSYRKPNPNFVPPPAIAAAAKAAGKRTAATASSVKKTKPPKNHNSRNSKPCRTPTPTALHKEESCSTISWEANKGENGNASMDSLTPWEDPLTELGACELGLGMDSQILSLDDFLADADGILPTMGEAKMEKDNRECPDGDQSVNMYRNSNKPIYLEINTGENWHDVGSPVNYSSGVGWDLDWDWENEEWGQEPNTSSPRLRVNSHDEMVAWILSQ, from the exons ATGGGGAGATCTCCATGCTGTGAGAAAGTGGGTTTGAGAAGAGGAAGATGGACTGCAGAAGAAGATGAAAagcttaaaaattatattttagtcaACGGAGAAGGATTGTGGAAGTCATTGCCCAAGAATGCAG GTTTACTTCGGTGTGGGAAGAGTTGCCGGCTGCGATGGGTGAATTATTTGAGATCCAATCTGAAAAGAGGCAAATTTTCAGCAGAAGAAGATGaaatcatcatcaatcttcatGCATCCATGGGAAATAG GTGGTCTATTATAGCTGGGTTGTTGCCAGGTCGAACCGACAATGAGATAAAGAACTACTGGAACTCTCATTTAGGTAGAAGAATAGACAGTTACCGGAAACCGAACCCCAACTTTGTCCCGCCGCCGGCAATCGCCGCAGCAGCCAAGGCTGCAGGAAAGCGAACAGCGGCCACCGCATCATCCGTAAAGAAGACAAAACCCCCTAAAAACCATAACTCGAGGAACTCAAAACCATGCAGAACCCCGACTCCAACTGCATTACACAAAGAGGAATCGTGCAGCACCATTTCCTGGGAAGCAAACAAAGGTGAAAATGGGAATGCTTCGATGGATAGTTTGACGCCATGGGAAGATCCATTAACGGAGCTGGGAGCATGCGAGCTAGGACTGGGAATGGACAGCCAGATTCTGTCCCTCGATGACTTTTTAGCTGATGCTGATGGGATCTTGCCGACCATGGGAGAAGCGAAGATGGAAAAGGACAATAGGGAATGTCCCGACGGTGATCAGTCGGTAAATATGTATAGGAATAGTAATAAGCCAATATATTTGGAGATTAATACTGGAGAAAATTGGCACGACGTGGGTTCTCCAGTAAATTACAGTAGCGGAGTTGGCTGGGATTTGGACTGGGACTGGGAAAATGAAGAATGGGGACAAGAACCGAACACGTCGTCGCCACGGCTTAGGGTGAATAGTCATGATGAAATGGTAGCATGGATTTTATCCCAATAA
- the LOC140967280 gene encoding phospholipase A1 PLIP2, chloroplastic-like, with the protein MVNKSQMDAWCMKAGIQALAAAPMATTSNGGFLLSTADKPSVSAATRGNMRWGFNFGHPLRSLWPGGRNQCEPAIAVDDAVLVEEKEEIEESKEDALGENWVFKLSRSESLESDGVRLEVGDDGNCCEENEECDACAIDDDDEKFEFDRESFSKLLRKVPLKEARLYARLSYFGTLAYSIPQIKPENLLKNHGLRFFTSSIEKKEQASKSKKEKLSAEAEAQDEERNEIKQKGGEPDRPSAAAAYQIAASTASYLHSHSKSMASEILSRKIDGNAVNVDMINKDVASLIGTTDSVTAVVAAKEEVKQAVADDLNSTRSSPCDWFVCDDDRSATRLFVIQGSESMASWQANLLFEPVQFEGLDVLVHRGIYEAAKGMYDQMLPEIRAHLKAHGDRATLRFTGHSLGGSLSLLINLMLLIRGEASHSSLLPVITFGAPSIMCGGDRLLRTLKFPQNHIRSVIMHRDIVPRAFSCNYPNHVAQFLKAVNGKFRNHPCLDKQKLLYAPMGEFLILQPDDKFSPNHDLLPSGSGLYVLSSLASDFSKAEKRIRAAQAVFLNAPHPLDTLSDRSAYGSLGTIQRDHDMGSYLTAVRHVIRKDLNRIRKAKREHRRKIWLSLYSPGVDGGIIVSRPVTTVSLMDQVRCKLSVVTETSTETLKRFGALVRSKHMHLLVVLLFPARLLIGDL; encoded by the exons ATGGTAAATAAGTCTCAAATGGATGCATGGTGTATGAAGGCAGGGATTCAAGCACTGGCGGCGGCGCCGATGGCTACTACGTCTAATGGAGGCTTCCTTCTGAGTACGGCGGATAAGCCGTCGGTTTCGGCGGCGACTCGTGGGAATATGCGGTGGGGGTTTAATTTCGGGCACCCGCTGAGATCTTTGTGGCCGGGAGGTCGAAACCAGTGCGAACCGGCAATCGCGGTGGACGACGCGGTTTTGGTGGAGGAGAAGGAAGAAATCGAGGAGAGTAAAGAAGACGCGCTCGGAGAGAACTGGGTCTTCAAGTTGTCGCGCTCGGAGTCTCTCGAAAGTGATGGGGTGAGATTGGAAGTAGGTGATGATGGAAATTGTTGTGAAGAGAATGAAGAATGTGATGCATGTGCcattgatgatgatgatgaaaagTTTGAATTTGATAGAGAATCGTTTTCGAAACTGCTTCGAAAGGTGCCTTTGAAAGAAGCTAGATTGTATGCTCGTCTGTCTTATTTTGGGACTTTGGCTTATTCAATCCCTCAGATTAAG CCTGAGAATCTTCTAAAGAATCATGGATTGCGGTTCTTCACTTCTTCCATAGAGAAGAAAGAACAAGCTTCCAAGTCCAAGAAAGAGAAATTATCAGCTGAAGCTGAAGCTCAGGATGAAGAAAGAAATGAAATAAAGCAGAAAGGAGGGGAACCAGACAGGCCAAGTGCAGCTGCCGCATATCAAATTGCTGCTTCCACAGCTTCTTATTTGCATTCTCATTCGAAATCCATGGCAAGCGAGATTTTGTCACGAAAAATCGATGGAAATGCAGTCAATGTTGATATGATAAATAAGGACGTGGCATCATTAATTGGTACCACAGATTCGGTGACGGCTGTTGTTGCTGCTAAAGAGGAAGTAAAACAAGCTGTGGCAGATGATTTGAACTCAACTCGCTCGTCACCATGTGACTGGTTTGTATGTGATGATGATCGGAGTGCCACTCGACTCTTTGTAATACAG GGATCTGAATCGATGGCATCATGGCAGGCCAATCTCCTTTTCGAACCCGTTCAATTTGAG GGACTGGATGTGCTTGTGCACAGGGGCATATATGAGGCTGCAAAGGGTATGTATGATCAGATGTTGCCTGAAATCCGGGCTCACCTTAAAGCTCATGGAGATCGTGCCACTCTTCGTTTCACAGGGCATTCTCTCGGTGGAAGTTTGTCATTACTCATAAATCTCATGTTACTGATAAGGGGTGAAGCATCCCATTCATCTTTACTTCCTGTTATAACTTTTGGTGCGCCGTCTATTATGTGTGGAGGAGATCGCCTATTGCGCACCCTTAAATTCCCTCAAAACCACATTCGGTCGGTCATAATGCACCGTGATATTGTCCCTCGTGCATTCTCTTGCAATTACCCCAACCATGTCGCCCAATTTCTCAAGGCTGTAAATGGGAAGTTCCGAAATCATCCATGTCTTGATAAACAG AAGCTTTTATATGCTCCAATGGGCGAGTTTCTAATTCTTCAACCAGACGATAAATTCTCTCCAAACCACGACCTCCTTCCTTCGGGAAGTGGCCTGTATGTTTTATCCAGTCTGGCTTCAGATTTTTCCAAAGCAGAGAAGCGAATCCGAGCTGCGCAGGCTGTTTTCTTAAACGCACCTCACCCTCTCGACACATTAAGCGATCGTTCTGCATATGGTTCACTAGGAACCATTCAAAGAGACCATGATATGGGTTCTTACTTGACAGCCGTTCGGCACGTAATTCGTAAGGATCTCAACCGTATAAGAAAAGCTAAGAGGGAACACCGCCGTAAAATTTGGTTGTCACTCTATTCACCAGGAGTTGACGGTGGAATCATTGTGAGTAGGCCAGTTACGACAGTGAGCTTGATGGACCAAGTTCGATGCAAGTTATCTGTTGTTACTGAGACCAGTACAGAGACATTGAAACGGTTTGGTGCATTGGTTAGGTCGAAGCACATGCATTTGCTTGTGGTTCTCTTGTTTCCTGCTAGATTGTTGATTGGAGACCTATGA
- the LOC140967338 gene encoding uncharacterized protein isoform X2, whose protein sequence is MKSKLAASISPLSAAVLNIIRTSSSSRSIVSLFGLNHSQIICRAAYCSVIEDDSFSELGPETSDCSAKQIKLVTEKPEYFLKPDPSRKGLASRSNSSDNRPKSKAAVSAPFRASPTSRPKPGENSDASISPDDSSEISDMESAHSVAIKNICSTVDLSELVEAISVFGKVTGALFVNASNGLKCCHIKFESVDSSRQAVLAGKISVGSQDFPVHPLDTVDVLAVRIKNISQNTSDHDIHRICKSLGELVGLARMSKDSVDAFFTARSEKIHVNMLKRLNSTVLNDCGWSADILRSNSSDEGGRCKLESQISDQISGMRRQNMMDKINLEDLETLLFSILHIQEQDPPSDANTGSS, encoded by the exons atgaaatcgaaattgGCAGCATCCATTTCTCCGTTATCTGCTG CTGTATTGAACATAATTCGTACTTCAAGTTCATCAAGATCGATTGTGTCTCTTTTTGGACTCAACCATTCCCAAATTATCTGCAG GGCAGCATACTGTTCTGTGATTGAGGATGACTCCTTCTCGGAATTGGGCCCCGAAACATCTGACTGCTCTGCCAAGCAAATAAAATTGGTTACAGAGAAACCTGAATACTTTCTG AAACCTGATCCCTCTAGAAAAGGATTGGCTAGCCGGTCCAATTCTTCAGATAACAGACCAAAGTCAAAGGCCGCTGTTTCGGCACCCTTCAGAGCTTCTCCAACTTCTCGTCCCAAGCCTGGTGAGAATAGTGATGCTTCTATATCGCCTGATGACTCTAGCGAAATATCTGACATGGAAAGTGCACACTCCGTAGCCATCAAGAACATATGCTCTACAGTTGATCTTTCTGAGCTTGTAGAAGCTATTTCAGTATTTGGAAAGGTCACAGGTGCTTTGTTTGTAAATGCTTCCAATGGTTTGAAGTGTTGTCATATCAAATTCGAG AGTGTGGACTCCAGTAGGCAAGCAGTTTTGGCTGGAAAAATTTCAGTGGGAAGTCAAGATTTTCCAGTTCATCCTCTTGATACCGTGGATGTACTTGCTGTTAGAATCAAGAACATAAGCCAAAACACTTCTGATCATGATATACACCGCATATGTAAATCTCTTGGTGAATTGGTGGGGTTAGCAAGGATGAGCAAGGATTCTGTAGATGCATTCTTTACTGCGAGGAgcgaaaaaattcatgtaaacatgcttaAGAG GTTAAACAGTACCGTACTCAATGATTGTGGCTGGTCAGCTGATATCCTAAGAAGCAACTCTTCGGATGAGGGAGGCAGATGCAAATTGGAGTCACAGATTTCTGATCAAATATCTGGAATGAGAAGACAAAATATGATGGACAAAATTAACTTGGAGGATTTAGAGACCCTGCTCTTCAGTATACTTCACATTCAAGAACAGGATCCCCCATCAGATGCTAATACAGGGTCCTCTTAA